One Kitasatospora sp. MAP12-44 DNA segment encodes these proteins:
- a CDS encoding type IV secretion system protein, giving the protein MSGGIGDSITTSIGNWIAKSCGDLAQSAVDLASRAVDNTTSIDLNASWFRDNYAVVLSMSLVMLIMTFCFQLARAAWKRDGQALSQALMGTVSGVIFSFTAIAFTGVAITVVDALSKGLFQIANSSTSDAVRRIVKVSEIAMTNPLGWGIPAVVALGCAVGCFLYWGMMVFRKVSILALVVLAPLAGAGGGWEPTRSWRQRWIEATATLVFSKLVMTIILLLGISALGETKSTDGLQALSDVIAGIVVMALVLLSPFAIYKFIHWAGDSQAHDMHRSMSAGLQVAQGAAKQAGSMAMGAGGAGKAAAIGSPQGPDSIPGMDGAGSNSSSGPTQTSFKFGAPTRSGGGDGGLPLITRPPAPPTDGDQGKPLITRPGTPTAGAAPAPASGGGSATRAGAIPATAAAAAGSGAPVAEASYRAPAGGSASPGPAFDPVIAAPPEPVKAPAASGAGRFTYPGPPAS; this is encoded by the coding sequence GTGTCCGGCGGCATCGGCGACTCCATCACCACCTCGATCGGCAACTGGATCGCGAAGTCCTGCGGGGACTTGGCGCAGTCCGCCGTCGACCTGGCCTCGCGCGCCGTCGACAACACGACCTCGATCGACCTGAACGCCTCATGGTTCCGCGACAACTACGCCGTCGTCCTCTCGATGTCGCTGGTCATGCTGATCATGACCTTCTGCTTCCAACTGGCGCGCGCGGCCTGGAAACGCGACGGACAGGCCCTCAGTCAGGCCCTGATGGGCACGGTGAGCGGTGTCATCTTCTCCTTCACCGCCATCGCCTTCACGGGCGTCGCCATCACCGTGGTCGACGCCCTGTCGAAGGGCCTGTTCCAGATCGCCAACTCCTCGACATCCGACGCGGTCAGGCGCATCGTCAAGGTCAGCGAGATCGCCATGACCAACCCGCTCGGCTGGGGAATCCCCGCCGTGGTCGCGCTCGGCTGCGCGGTGGGGTGTTTCCTCTACTGGGGAATGATGGTCTTCCGCAAGGTGTCCATCCTCGCCCTTGTCGTGCTCGCCCCGCTGGCCGGAGCCGGCGGCGGCTGGGAGCCAACCCGCAGCTGGCGCCAGCGCTGGATCGAGGCCACCGCCACCCTCGTGTTCAGCAAGCTCGTGATGACGATCATTCTCCTGCTCGGCATCTCGGCGCTCGGCGAAACGAAGTCCACCGACGGCCTCCAGGCGCTCTCGGACGTCATCGCCGGCATCGTCGTCATGGCCCTGGTGCTCCTGTCGCCGTTCGCGATCTACAAGTTCATCCACTGGGCCGGTGACTCGCAAGCGCACGACATGCACCGTTCCATGTCGGCCGGGCTCCAGGTCGCCCAAGGCGCGGCCAAGCAGGCCGGCAGCATGGCGATGGGCGCGGGCGGCGCGGGCAAGGCCGCCGCCATCGGATCCCCCCAGGGCCCGGACAGCATCCCCGGCATGGACGGCGCTGGCTCGAACTCCTCGTCCGGTCCGACGCAGACCTCGTTCAAGTTCGGAGCCCCCACCCGCAGCGGCGGCGGCGACGGTGGTCTGCCGCTGATCACCCGGCCTCCGGCGCCGCCCACCGACGGCGACCAGGGCAAGCCCCTGATCACCAGGCCCGGCACTCCCACCGCCGGGGCTGCCCCCGCCCCTGCCTCTGGCGGCGGCTCGGCAACCCGCGCGGGTGCGATCCCGGCGACAGCCGCCGCGGCAGCAGGTTCGGGCGCCCCGGTCGCCGAAGCGTCCTACCGTGCCCCGGCGGGCGGCTCCGCCTCGCCCGGCCCTGCCTTCGACCCGGTCATCGCCGCACCGCCGGAGCCGGTCAAGGCGCCCGCCGCCTCTGGAGCCGGACGCTTCACCTACCCCGGCCCGCCCGCCTCCTGA
- a CDS encoding DUF6238 family protein: MQHPHPTAPDLMRFATSAIEVHHHTSVPDDEPASRAELDALHAHVSTLYALLDARTDTTRPVAERAGDHLHAARIRLWQTAEHLHDAYHASARADGRLPTREACALRLPEGAPGLTICQRHMATSARVRHVATPADLRSGFTGLVRH; the protein is encoded by the coding sequence GTGCAGCACCCGCACCCCACCGCACCGGACCTGATGCGCTTCGCCACCTCGGCGATCGAGGTCCACCACCACACCAGCGTGCCGGACGACGAGCCCGCCTCCCGCGCCGAACTCGATGCGCTCCACGCCCACGTCAGCACCCTGTACGCGCTGCTCGACGCCCGCACAGACACCACCCGGCCCGTCGCCGAGCGGGCAGGCGACCACCTGCACGCCGCCCGGATCCGCCTGTGGCAGACCGCCGAGCACCTCCACGACGCCTACCACGCCTCCGCGCGCGCGGACGGCCGGCTGCCCACACGCGAGGCATGCGCCCTGCGCCTGCCCGAAGGCGCTCCTGGACTGACGATCTGCCAGCGTCACATGGCCACCTCCGCCCGCGTGCGGCACGTCGCCACCCCCGCCGACCTGCGCTCAGGGTTCACCGGCCTCGTCCGCCACTGA
- a CDS encoding C40 family peptidase yields MSGKTVAAVVGVVALGPVALGLPVVLMVAGNAAAACSSSTGVTSPVDSTAVDAAVKAILAGQSPGSTAIQGLDLPSVQIPFAQVIVQTGIKLQVPARGQVIALATALQESGLQNLPGGDRDSIGLFQQRPSQGWGTPAQISQPDYAATAFYQALLKVSGWQDLPLTQAAQAVQHSGYPDAYAKWESLASALQQALVKAIGPTAAPSSPSPSPSAGSSSVPSAPAVPSSAGNCPAPDGSTKWGSIPPGLLPVGYTIPTDAPPAVQNAIRFALGQLGTAYQWGGSCTAAHGPDPMGRCDCSSLTQQAYKAGGVTLGRQTYDQVTEGSAVSADQLRPGDLLFLEPGPRGPEHVGMYIGSGLVVHAPHTTDVVRIAPLTEWSPGLVAARRIVG; encoded by the coding sequence ATGAGCGGCAAGACGGTCGCGGCCGTGGTCGGGGTCGTCGCGCTCGGCCCCGTCGCGCTCGGCCTGCCGGTGGTGCTGATGGTGGCCGGGAACGCCGCCGCCGCGTGCTCGTCGTCCACAGGTGTGACTTCTCCTGTGGACAGCACCGCGGTCGACGCCGCGGTGAAGGCGATCCTCGCCGGGCAGTCGCCCGGGTCCACCGCCATCCAGGGCCTCGACCTGCCGTCCGTGCAGATCCCCTTCGCGCAGGTCATCGTGCAGACCGGCATCAAGTTGCAGGTGCCCGCTCGCGGGCAGGTCATCGCGTTGGCGACCGCGCTGCAGGAGTCCGGGCTGCAGAACCTACCGGGCGGAGACCGGGATTCGATCGGCCTATTCCAGCAGCGGCCCTCACAGGGCTGGGGAACTCCCGCGCAGATCAGCCAACCGGACTACGCCGCAACGGCGTTCTATCAGGCGCTGCTCAAGGTCTCGGGCTGGCAGGACCTTCCGTTGACCCAGGCCGCCCAGGCGGTCCAGCACTCCGGCTATCCGGACGCGTACGCGAAGTGGGAGAGCTTGGCGAGCGCGTTGCAGCAGGCCCTCGTGAAGGCGATCGGCCCGACCGCCGCCCCTTCCAGTCCATCGCCCTCCCCGTCCGCGGGCTCGAGCAGCGTGCCGAGCGCGCCCGCCGTCCCGTCCTCGGCGGGCAACTGTCCTGCGCCGGACGGCTCGACGAAGTGGGGATCCATCCCACCCGGCCTACTGCCGGTCGGCTACACGATTCCCACCGACGCGCCACCGGCCGTGCAGAACGCGATCCGCTTCGCCCTCGGCCAGCTCGGCACCGCCTACCAGTGGGGCGGCAGCTGCACCGCCGCGCACGGCCCCGATCCGATGGGCCGCTGTGACTGCTCGAGCCTGACGCAGCAGGCGTACAAGGCGGGCGGCGTGACGCTCGGCCGCCAAACGTACGACCAGGTCACCGAGGGCAGTGCGGTCAGTGCCGACCAACTGCGACCAGGGGACCTGCTGTTCCTCGAACCGGGCCCCCGCGGGCCCGAGCATGTGGGCATGTACATCGGCTCCGGCCTGGTGGTGCATGCCCCGCACACCACCGACGTGGTGCGGATCGCCCCGCTCACCGAATGGTCGCCTGGGCTCGTCGCCGCCCGCCGCATCGTCGGCTGA
- a CDS encoding ATP-binding protein, whose protein sequence is MRASASALFTPAKADRTARRQAKRDLVDARHQARDARRPVRKRADVESDLDVRPIYPASGRPGPASLRGGRLRLPAHRMTTAVAGAAYPFMAEGGLGSTGMYIGRDVHAEASFVFDPFALYGKVEGYTNPNVLLAGVIGMGKSALAKSLALRSISFGYRVYVPCDPKGEWTSVAAELGGRTIALGPGMPGKLNPLDAPPAPAGADEQTWDIEVRKRRLLLLASLARTVLGRDLAPMEHTALDIGLDTVVAEAESAGRVPLLGDVAALLGSPHRLDDAHGDPSRRLGAAAEDLAHALRRMVAGDLAGMFDAPSTVTFDARAPMMTIDLSRLGSSGDDTGLVLAMTCASAWMEAALADPGSGRRWVIYDEAWRVLRHLPLLERMQSNWKLSRGLGIANMLVIHRLSDLLSAGDAGSRGRAIAEGLLTDCSTRIIYRQEADQLAATAGLLGLTGVETQAIANLNRGRGLWKVASRGFVVQHLLHPAERQLYDTDARMA, encoded by the coding sequence TTGCGAGCCAGCGCCAGCGCGCTGTTCACCCCCGCCAAGGCTGACCGCACAGCCCGGCGCCAGGCCAAGCGCGACCTCGTCGACGCCCGCCACCAGGCACGCGACGCCCGCCGGCCCGTGCGCAAGCGCGCGGACGTCGAGAGCGACCTCGACGTCCGCCCCATCTACCCCGCCTCCGGCCGGCCCGGCCCCGCCTCCCTGCGCGGCGGAAGACTCAGGCTCCCCGCGCACCGGATGACCACCGCCGTCGCGGGCGCTGCCTACCCGTTCATGGCCGAGGGCGGACTCGGCTCGACCGGCATGTACATAGGCCGCGACGTGCACGCGGAAGCGTCGTTCGTCTTCGACCCGTTCGCACTCTACGGAAAAGTTGAAGGTTATACGAACCCGAATGTGCTGCTGGCCGGCGTGATCGGCATGGGCAAGAGCGCCCTCGCCAAGTCCCTTGCCCTGCGGTCGATTTCGTTCGGATATCGCGTGTATGTCCCGTGCGACCCGAAGGGTGAGTGGACGTCCGTCGCGGCCGAGTTGGGCGGCCGGACGATCGCGCTCGGCCCCGGCATGCCGGGCAAGCTCAACCCGCTGGACGCGCCGCCCGCTCCCGCCGGGGCGGACGAGCAGACGTGGGACATCGAAGTCCGCAAGCGCCGACTCCTGCTGCTGGCCTCCCTCGCCCGCACGGTCCTGGGCCGGGACCTGGCTCCCATGGAGCACACCGCACTGGACATCGGGCTCGACACCGTCGTCGCCGAGGCCGAATCCGCCGGCCGCGTCCCACTGCTGGGCGATGTCGCCGCCTTGCTCGGCAGCCCGCACCGCCTGGACGACGCGCACGGCGACCCCTCCCGGCGGCTAGGCGCCGCCGCCGAGGACCTTGCCCACGCACTGCGCCGCATGGTGGCCGGAGACCTGGCCGGCATGTTCGACGCCCCGTCCACCGTGACGTTCGACGCGCGGGCTCCGATGATGACCATCGACCTCTCCCGCCTTGGCAGTTCCGGCGACGACACCGGCCTGGTCCTCGCCATGACGTGCGCATCCGCGTGGATGGAGGCAGCACTCGCCGACCCCGGATCGGGAAGACGGTGGGTGATTTACGACGAGGCGTGGCGTGTGCTGCGCCACCTGCCGCTGCTGGAGCGCATGCAGTCCAACTGGAAGCTGTCCAGAGGGCTTGGCATCGCCAACATGCTGGTGATCCACCGCCTTTCGGACCTGCTGTCGGCAGGCGATGCCGGATCCCGCGGCCGGGCTATCGCGGAGGGCCTGCTCACCGACTGCTCCACCCGCATCATCTACCGGCAGGAAGCCGACCAACTCGCCGCCACCGCAGGACTTCTGGGTCTGACCGGTGTCGAGACCCAGGCCATCGCCAACCTGAACAGAGGGCGCGGGCTGTGGAAGGTGGCCAGTAGAGGCTTCGTTGTGCAGCACCTCCTCCACCCGGCCGAGCGGCAGTTGTACGACACCGACGCCCGCATGGCCTGA
- a CDS encoding site-specific DNA-methyltransferase, producing the protein MTSYTLYQGDALTRLAALDSASVDTVITDPPYNSGGTTAKERTTRSAREKYTTAGSQHDLADFPGENKDQRSYGFWVTQLMTEAYRVTKPGGMALLFTDWRQFPITSDALQAGGWIWRGAISWHKPQARPQKGRFTQNCEYILWGSKGAIDGSRNPVYLPGLLSASQPSGSKRQHITQKPVEVMRELVKICPPGGTILDFCAGSGSTGVAALLENRSFVGIEMTPHYAAVAEQRLREAQLAAQQIADGTADPAAEDERPDAS; encoded by the coding sequence TTGACCTCTTACACCCTCTATCAGGGCGACGCCCTGACCCGCCTTGCCGCACTCGACTCCGCGAGCGTGGACACCGTCATCACCGACCCGCCCTACAACTCGGGCGGTACGACCGCCAAGGAGCGCACTACCCGCTCGGCCCGCGAGAAGTACACCACCGCGGGATCCCAGCACGACCTCGCCGACTTCCCCGGCGAGAACAAGGACCAAAGGTCGTACGGTTTTTGGGTGACGCAGCTGATGACGGAGGCGTACCGCGTCACCAAGCCCGGCGGCATGGCCCTGCTGTTCACGGATTGGCGCCAGTTCCCGATCACGAGCGATGCGCTGCAGGCCGGCGGCTGGATCTGGCGCGGCGCGATCAGCTGGCACAAGCCCCAGGCCCGGCCGCAGAAGGGCAGGTTCACCCAGAACTGTGAGTACATTCTGTGGGGCAGCAAGGGTGCGATCGACGGCTCGCGCAACCCCGTGTACCTGCCGGGCCTGCTCTCCGCCAGCCAGCCGTCAGGGTCGAAGCGGCAGCACATCACGCAGAAGCCGGTCGAGGTGATGCGTGAGCTGGTCAAGATCTGCCCGCCGGGCGGCACCATCCTGGACTTCTGCGCGGGCTCGGGCTCCACGGGTGTGGCGGCGCTCCTGGAGAACCGTTCCTTCGTCGGGATCGAAATGACCCCTCACTATGCGGCGGTCGCCGAGCAGCGGCTGCGCGAGGCCCAACTCGCCGCGCAGCAGATCGCCGACGGCACCGCCGACCCGGCCGCCGAGGACGAACGGCCGGACGCCTCCTGA
- a CDS encoding SCO6880 family protein — MAPDEIPTTVKFPSRSRRGVLLGLTAPQLIVTVLTGTVLLATLMTRGIVGAVQFTPLWAVAAAIVVIRYHGRSVADWAPIAIRYWLRRTQGQLVWLARPSTRPRREGLLHLPGTAASLRAVTNPSGTIGAVHDPKAGTLTAVTRVSSRAFALLDTSTQNANVAGWGRTLAALSRSGHIRTIQVIERTVPDSGDSLQRYWAEHGHPDIPVAGPIYQDLLDAAGPAAAPHECYIAIALDLKAARRLIGQAGGGLSGAFAVLSQITGSLDQSLRGAGLVPGGWLTAQEIAATIRTAYDPHSLAALTRWSENGHAQADPAAAGPVVLVEEQTKLRTDSAHHVVYWVEQWPRTETSAGFLHQVLFASGVRRSLSLSYNPKALEAALRDVQRQKATIVADAAERVRKGQVESEADGMEYADVKTRERQLIAGHSDVDFTGLLVISADTAEELRAASASIETAAVNAGLDLRLLELQQAEAMTVAALPLARL; from the coding sequence ATCGCCCCTGACGAGATCCCGACCACGGTCAAGTTCCCCAGCAGATCGCGCCGCGGCGTGCTGCTCGGCCTCACCGCCCCCCAGCTGATCGTCACCGTCCTCACCGGCACCGTCCTGCTGGCCACCCTCATGACCCGCGGCATCGTGGGCGCCGTCCAGTTCACCCCGCTGTGGGCTGTGGCCGCCGCCATCGTCGTGATCCGCTACCACGGCAGGTCTGTGGCCGACTGGGCGCCGATCGCCATCCGCTACTGGCTGCGCCGCACCCAGGGCCAGTTGGTCTGGCTCGCCCGGCCCTCCACGCGGCCCCGTCGCGAGGGCCTGCTCCATCTGCCGGGCACCGCCGCCTCGCTGCGCGCCGTCACCAACCCCTCGGGGACCATCGGCGCCGTCCACGACCCGAAGGCCGGCACCCTCACCGCCGTCACCCGTGTCAGTTCCCGGGCGTTCGCCCTGCTCGACACCTCGACCCAGAACGCGAACGTGGCTGGCTGGGGCCGCACTTTGGCCGCGCTCTCCCGGTCCGGGCACATTCGCACCATCCAGGTCATCGAGCGGACCGTCCCGGACTCCGGCGACTCCCTGCAGCGTTACTGGGCCGAGCACGGCCACCCCGATATCCCCGTCGCCGGTCCCATCTACCAGGACCTGCTCGACGCCGCAGGGCCTGCCGCGGCTCCTCATGAGTGCTACATCGCCATCGCCTTGGACCTGAAGGCGGCCCGCCGCCTGATCGGCCAGGCGGGCGGCGGCCTGAGTGGTGCGTTCGCCGTCCTCTCCCAGATCACTGGCAGTCTCGACCAGTCCCTGCGCGGTGCCGGCCTGGTTCCTGGCGGCTGGCTCACCGCTCAGGAGATCGCCGCGACCATTCGCACGGCCTACGACCCGCACTCCCTGGCCGCCCTCACCCGCTGGTCCGAGAACGGCCATGCCCAGGCTGACCCGGCCGCCGCCGGCCCGGTCGTGCTCGTCGAAGAGCAGACCAAGCTCCGTACCGACTCCGCCCACCACGTCGTGTACTGGGTCGAGCAGTGGCCCAGGACCGAGACCAGCGCGGGCTTCCTCCACCAGGTGCTCTTCGCCTCTGGCGTGCGCCGCAGCCTCTCCCTCAGCTACAACCCCAAGGCCCTTGAGGCCGCGCTGCGCGACGTGCAGCGCCAGAAGGCCACCATCGTCGCCGACGCGGCCGAGCGCGTACGCAAGGGCCAGGTCGAAAGCGAGGCGGACGGCATGGAGTACGCCGACGTCAAGACCCGCGAGCGCCAGCTGATCGCCGGCCACTCGGACGTCGACTTCACCGGACTGCTCGTCATCTCCGCCGACACCGCCGAGGAGCTGCGCGCCGCGAGCGCCTCCATCGAGACCGCGGCCGTCAACGCCGGCCTGGACCTGCGGCTGCTGGAGCTGCAGCAGGCCGAGGCCATGACCGTCGCCGCCCTGCCGCTGGCCCGACTCTAA
- a CDS encoding DUF6112 family protein, whose amino-acid sequence MLLADAVRQLAYDPGIAPAEGGLPGLSVLKTVVNSINLFAVIAVVGAMCVSGLVWAWGHHSGSHGAEAKGKQGAMTAAGCALLLGAANGIVAFFSTMGTQVH is encoded by the coding sequence ATGCTTCTCGCCGACGCGGTGCGCCAGCTCGCCTATGACCCGGGCATCGCTCCCGCCGAGGGCGGCCTGCCGGGCCTCAGCGTGCTCAAGACCGTCGTCAACTCCATCAACCTGTTCGCGGTGATCGCGGTGGTCGGTGCCATGTGCGTGTCCGGCCTCGTGTGGGCCTGGGGTCACCACAGTGGATCCCACGGAGCCGAGGCCAAGGGCAAGCAGGGCGCCATGACGGCCGCCGGCTGCGCCCTGCTGCTCGGCGCGGCAAACGGGATTGTGGCGTTCTTCAGCACCATGGGAACGCAGGTCCACTGA